One genomic region from Fibrobacter sp. encodes:
- a CDS encoding thioredoxin domain-containing protein: MKRLSILAMSICVAGLVACNQASAGGSMNQQAKLEALEKKVAEMESNLEAVGYILEKRAGMSIEDAKKEMEEANKVWDIPVDDSPVFGAENPKLTIVEFTEFQCPYCSRVAPVMQELNKKYPNEIKFVYKHFPLSFHPNARPAAAAAIAAQKQGKFWEYRYALAPHSRELGDSIYVEVAKQVGLNIEQFNKDREMTDEMNARIQKDFDLGAKVGVQGTPNFYINGKRQDRFSEELVEKLLKEAK, translated from the coding sequence ATGAAACGTCTCTCTATTCTCGCCATGTCCATTTGCGTAGCCGGCCTTGTTGCTTGCAACCAGGCTTCCGCTGGTGGTTCTATGAACCAGCAGGCTAAGCTCGAAGCCCTCGAAAAGAAGGTCGCCGAAATGGAATCCAACCTGGAAGCCGTGGGCTACATTCTCGAAAAGCGTGCTGGCATGTCTATCGAAGATGCCAAGAAGGAAATGGAAGAGGCAAACAAGGTTTGGGACATTCCTGTTGATGACAGCCCGGTCTTTGGTGCCGAAAATCCCAAGCTCACCATCGTAGAATTTACCGAATTCCAGTGCCCGTACTGCTCTCGTGTAGCTCCGGTCATGCAGGAACTCAACAAGAAGTACCCCAACGAAATCAAGTTCGTCTACAAGCACTTCCCGCTGTCCTTCCACCCCAATGCCCGTCCGGCTGCCGCAGCTGCCATTGCCGCACAGAAGCAGGGCAAGTTCTGGGAATACCGCTATGCTCTGGCACCGCACTCCCGCGAACTGGGTGACTCCATCTACGTCGAAGTGGCTAAGCAGGTCGGCTTGAACATTGAACAGTTCAACAAGGACCGCGAAATGACCGACGAAATGAACGCTCGTATCCAGAAGGACTTTGATCTGGGTGCCAAGGTCGGCGTTCAGGGAACCCCGAACTTCTACATCAACGGCAAGCGTCAGGATCGTTTCAGCGAAGAATTGGTTGAAAAGCTCCTGAAGGAAGCTAAGTAA
- a CDS encoding peptide chain release factor 3, with amino-acid sequence MNEEISKRRTFAIVSHPDAGKTTITEKFLWYGNVIREAGHVRAKSNRSYTVSDWMKIEQQRGISVSSSVLNFPFEGCMFNLVDTPGHQDFCEDTYRALTAVDAALVLIDSVNGVEKQTIRLMNVCRMRHTPIITFINKMDLDGRHVLDLLDEIENILKIKVAPFTLPIGVGKLFKGVYSIADNTFHTFNKEEGEQQLIQMTGPDDPRLVEICGENWVEQFKEEYEMVTGAMDPFDHEKFLKGEMCPVFFGSAVNNFGVRQLLNAFASLAPPPLVRDTDKRPVDPGEEPFSAFVFKIQANMDPKHRDRTAFLRICSGSFTRGEKVFHVRTGREIRLAAPTAFLAKDKEVIDHAWAGDIVGINDPGLFRIGDTLTDGEKMNYTGIPDFAPEHFARVTLLNPLKSKQMAKGLAELSEEGATQLYEPMKSAIPVIGVVGELQFDVLKFRLQSEYGADVSLDRVPAHGIRWVNGPEKDVAKFAEEYAMDCMFDKERNLVCLFPNEYRLNLAMKNYESLTFAETSQG; translated from the coding sequence ATGAACGAAGAAATTTCTAAACGCCGTACATTCGCTATCGTCAGCCATCCTGACGCCGGTAAGACTACTATCACCGAAAAGTTCCTGTGGTACGGTAACGTCATTCGCGAAGCGGGCCATGTCCGCGCCAAGTCCAACCGCAGCTACACTGTTTCCGACTGGATGAAGATTGAACAGCAGCGCGGTATTTCCGTTTCCAGCTCTGTGCTGAACTTCCCCTTCGAAGGTTGCATGTTCAACCTGGTGGATACCCCGGGGCATCAGGACTTCTGTGAAGACACCTACCGCGCCCTTACTGCCGTGGATGCAGCCCTCGTGCTTATCGATAGTGTGAACGGTGTGGAAAAGCAGACCATCCGCCTTATGAACGTCTGCCGCATGCGCCACACTCCTATCATTACCTTCATCAACAAGATGGACTTGGACGGCCGCCATGTGCTGGACCTGCTGGATGAAATCGAGAACATCCTGAAGATCAAGGTGGCGCCTTTCACTCTGCCCATTGGCGTAGGTAAGCTCTTCAAGGGTGTGTACTCCATCGCCGACAACACCTTCCACACCTTCAACAAGGAAGAAGGGGAGCAGCAACTCATCCAGATGACCGGCCCCGATGATCCCCGCCTGGTGGAAATATGTGGTGAGAACTGGGTTGAACAGTTCAAGGAAGAATACGAAATGGTCACTGGCGCCATGGATCCCTTCGATCACGAAAAGTTCCTGAAGGGGGAGATGTGCCCCGTGTTCTTTGGCTCCGCCGTGAACAACTTCGGTGTTCGTCAGCTGCTTAACGCCTTTGCCAGCTTGGCCCCGCCGCCGCTGGTCCGTGATACCGACAAGCGTCCCGTGGACCCCGGTGAAGAACCTTTCAGTGCTTTCGTCTTCAAGATCCAGGCCAACATGGACCCCAAGCACCGCGACCGTACTGCGTTCCTGCGTATCTGCTCCGGAAGCTTTACCCGTGGCGAAAAGGTTTTCCACGTGCGTACCGGCCGTGAAATCCGTCTGGCTGCGCCCACCGCATTCCTCGCCAAGGATAAGGAAGTCATCGACCATGCCTGGGCTGGCGACATCGTGGGCATTAACGACCCGGGCCTGTTCCGCATTGGCGATACCCTTACCGATGGCGAAAAGATGAACTATACCGGCATTCCCGACTTTGCCCCGGAACACTTCGCCCGCGTGACCTTGCTGAACCCGTTGAAGAGTAAGCAGATGGCCAAGGGCCTGGCTGAACTTTCCGAAGAAGGTGCTACCCAGCTGTACGAACCCATGAAGTCCGCCATTCCTGTGATCGGTGTGGTGGGTGAGCTGCAGTTCGATGTGCTGAAGTTCCGCCTCCAGAGCGAATATGGCGCCGATGTGTCCCTTGACCGCGTGCCCGCCCACGGTATCCGTTGGGTCAATGGCCCCGAAAAGGATGTGGCCAAGTTTGCCGAAGAGTATGCCATGGACTGCATGTTCGACAAGGAACGTAACCTGGTTTGCCTGTTCCCCAACGAATATCGCCTGAATTTGGCCATGAAGAACTACGAAAGCCTCACTTTCGCTGAAACTTCCCAGGGGTAG
- a CDS encoding GGDEF domain-containing protein produces the protein MGNEIFENHYEYFLAQNEREKNALFCRILWLCCLVGPAIAIGVLLGAFPEVTFGACLQTLLVTLAFAVGHTILFKFKPESPVIKYIGLIGTLVTIYTMCVENIGVYLTYFFVPLVSLLYCSRKTFVSISILTYIMLLLSNWQIAEYSANLRVDIDAVPWFIGRVGGETIEFLVMFAGGWVINGVMNKYLRTMYFNEVSLSKTEREAYTDQLTGLWNRRYIDLAFDKYVVVQHNVGALLVVDMDHMKFVNDSYGHLEGDRALKILADTMRKVFAKCESATICRFGGDEFAVLLPSVQTVADLTLHISQLISKVDESFCNDEKLNAINISVGAAFINDLDMSYQTVFDRADKALYDVKNSGRNSYQIYMDV, from the coding sequence ATGGGTAACGAAATTTTTGAAAATCATTACGAATATTTTCTTGCTCAAAATGAACGAGAGAAAAACGCTCTTTTCTGCCGCATTCTTTGGCTTTGCTGTTTGGTTGGTCCGGCCATTGCCATTGGTGTTTTATTGGGTGCCTTCCCTGAAGTGACCTTTGGCGCATGCTTGCAAACATTGCTGGTAACACTCGCCTTCGCCGTTGGTCATACGATTCTTTTTAAGTTCAAGCCAGAAAGCCCTGTTATCAAGTATATCGGCTTGATAGGAACTCTTGTAACGATCTACACCATGTGTGTAGAGAATATTGGCGTCTATCTTACCTACTTCTTTGTTCCCCTGGTAAGCTTGCTTTATTGTAGTCGCAAGACCTTTGTTTCCATAAGTATCCTTACCTACATAATGCTTCTGCTGAGTAACTGGCAAATCGCGGAGTATTCTGCAAACCTGCGCGTTGATATTGATGCTGTTCCCTGGTTCATTGGCCGCGTGGGTGGAGAAACCATCGAGTTCCTGGTAATGTTTGCTGGAGGCTGGGTTATTAACGGAGTCATGAACAAGTATCTACGTACCATGTACTTCAATGAGGTCAGCCTTTCAAAGACCGAGCGTGAAGCCTATACGGATCAGCTGACCGGTCTTTGGAACCGTCGCTATATTGACCTGGCATTTGACAAGTACGTGGTTGTTCAGCATAATGTTGGCGCGCTTCTTGTTGTGGATATGGACCATATGAAGTTTGTCAATGATTCCTACGGTCATCTTGAAGGGGACCGTGCCCTTAAAATTCTTGCCGATACTATGCGAAAAGTTTTTGCAAAATGCGAGTCGGCTACGATTTGTCGTTTTGGTGGTGATGAATTTGCAGTGCTTTTGCCTTCTGTTCAAACGGTAGCGGATTTGACCCTGCATATTAGCCAACTTATTTCGAAAGTGGACGAATCGTTCTGCAACGATGAAAAGTTGAACGCGATCAACATATCCGTGGGTGCCGCCTTCATCAACGATTTGGACATGAGCTACCAGACTGTGTTTGATCGTGCAGACAAGGCTCTATACGATGTCAAGAATTCAGGTAGAAACAGCTACCAAATCTACATGGACGTGTAA
- a CDS encoding 23S rRNA (pseudouridine(1915)-N(3))-methyltransferase RlmH has product MKWVLAVFGKAGSAYIADEVDKYVKRLRGGAIPLEVVELKESKLDDRVQSLAQEAALFEKKFPKGEFKRVILSEEGKLMDTVKLSDTLRDRFPGNVVFLIGSAYGIDENLKKSADMLLSLSPLTFTHDHARIITAEQLYRVQMVMQNHPYHHR; this is encoded by the coding sequence ATGAAGTGGGTTTTAGCTGTTTTTGGTAAGGCTGGTTCTGCCTACATCGCCGACGAGGTGGATAAGTACGTCAAGCGTCTCCGTGGGGGAGCCATCCCTCTGGAGGTGGTGGAACTTAAGGAATCCAAGCTGGATGACCGCGTGCAGTCTCTGGCCCAGGAGGCAGCCCTTTTCGAGAAGAAGTTCCCTAAGGGCGAGTTCAAGCGTGTGATTCTGTCTGAAGAGGGCAAGCTGATGGATACGGTAAAGCTTTCCGATACCTTGCGGGACCGTTTCCCTGGGAACGTGGTGTTCTTGATAGGATCTGCCTATGGCATTGACGAGAACTTGAAGAAGTCTGCCGACATGCTTCTCAGTCTATCTCCATTGACTTTTACCCACGATCATGCCCGCATCATTACGGCGGAACAGCTGTATCGGGTGCAGATGGTGATGCAAAACCACCCTTATCATCACCGCTAG